DNA from Nocardioides yefusunii:
TTGTTGTTTGAGATCTGAATAGTGGACGCGAGCATCACATGCTCAATTTATTGAGTGTGTATGTGCAATAAGCAGAATTGTATGGTCTTTGTAGTTCGAGTTGTTTTGACGATGTTGGAACAAGCTACTAAGGGCACATGGTGGATGCCTTGGCACCAAGAGCCGATGAAGGACGTAGTAACCTGCGATAAGCCCCGGGGAGTTGGTAAACGAACTGTGATCCGGGGGTGTCCGAATGGGGAAACCCAGCTGGAGTCATGTCCAGTTACCCTCACCTGAACACATAGGGTGAGTGGAGGGAACGAGGGGAAGTGAAACATCTCAGTACCCTCAGGAAGAGAAAACAAAAGTGATTCCGAGAGTAGTGGCGAGCGAAATCGGATGAGGCCAAACCGCATCTGTGTGATACCCGGCAGGGGTTGCAGGTGTGGGGTTGTGGGGCCACTCGATCAGTACTGCCGTGCTGGTACAGAGTAAGAAAATGTTGATGAAGCCGAAGCAGGTTGGAAAGCCTGGCCGTAGAGGGTGATAGCCCCGTACGTGTAAGTCAGCATCTCTGGAGTGTCACCCCAAGTAACACGGAACCCCTGAAATTCCGTGTGAATCTGGCGGGACCACCCGTTAAGCCTAAATACTCCTTGGTGACCGATAGCGGACAAGTACCGTGAGGGAAAGGTGAAAAGTACCCCTGGCGGGGAGTGAAATAGTACCTGAAACCATGTGCCTACAATCCGTCGGAGCCTGTTAAAGGGTGACGGCGTGCCTTTTGAAGAATGAGCCTGCGAGTTAGCGGTGTGTAGCAAGGTTAACCCGTGTGGGGTAGCCGTAGCGAAAGCGAGTCCGAATAGGGCGATTGAGTTGCACGCTCTAGACCCGAAGCGAAGTGATCTATCCATGGGCAGGTTGAAGCGCGGGTAAGACCGCGTGGAGGACCGAACCCACTTAGGTTGAAAACTGAGGGGATGACCTGTGGATAGGGGTGAAAGGCCAATCAAACTTCGTGATAGCTGGTTCTCCCCGAAATGCATTTAGGTGCAGCGTCGTGTGTTTCTTGCCGGAGGTAGAGCACTGGATAGCCGATGGGCCCTAGCGGGTTACTGACGTTAACCAAACTCCGAATGCCGGTAAGTGAGAGCGCGGCAGTGAGACTGCGGGGGATAAGCTCCGTAGTCGAGAGGGAAACAGCCCAGACCATCAGCTAAGGCCCCTAAGCGGTGACTAAGTGGAAAAGGATGTGGAGTCGCATTGACAACCAGGAGGTTGGCTTGGAAGCAGCCACCCTTGAAAGAGTGCGTAATAGCTCACTGGTCAAGTGATTCCGCGCCGACAATGTAGCGGGGCTCAAGTCATCCGCCGAAGCTATGGCATTCAGATATTAAGCTAGGCCTTCGTGGTCCAGGCGTCTGGATGGGTAGGGGAGCGTCGTGTGGGCAGTGAAGCAGCGGAGTGATCCAGTTGTGGAGGCCACACGAGTGAGAATGCAGGCATGAGTAGCGAATGAAATGCGAGAAACATTTCCGCCGAATGATCAAGGGTTCCAGGGTCAAGCTAATCTGCCCTGGGTAAGTCGGGACCTAAGGCGAGGCCGACAGGCGTAGTCGATGGACAACGGGTTGATATTCCCGTACCGGCGAAGTATCGCCCATGATGAGGCTGTTGATGCTAACCGTCCGAAGCACCGTGACCAAAGCCCTTCGGGGTGGAGGCGTGTGTGTGGAGCACGGGACCCGATTCAGTAGTAGTCAAGCGATGGGGTGACGCAGGAAGGTAGTCCAACCGCGGCGATGGTAGTCCGCGGCCAAGGGTGTAGGGCGTGTGGTAGGCAAATCCGCCACACATAGGCTTGAGACCTGATGGGGAGCCGTTTGGTGAAGTGGGTGATCCTATGCTGTCGAGAAAAACCTCTAGCGAGATACGAGCCGCCCGTACCCCAAACCGACTCAGGTGATCAAGTAGAGAATACTAAGGCGATCGAGTGAACCATGGTTAAGGAACTCGGCAAAATGCCCCCGTAACTTCGGGAGAAGGGGGGCCGGATCCGTTAGCACCCGTGCGGTGTGAAGCGGTGATGGCCGCAGAGACCAGGCCCAAGCGACTGTTTACTAAAAACACAGGTCCGTGCGAAGTTGTAAGACGATGTATACGGACTGACTCCTGCCCGGTGCTGGAAGGTTAAGGGGACCGGTTAGACGCAAGTCGAAGCTGAGAACTTAAGCCCCAGTAAACGGCGGTGGTAACTATAACCATCCTAAGGTAGCGAAATTCCTTGTCGGGTAAGTTCCGACCTGCACGAATGGAGTAACGACTTGGGCGCTGTCTCAACCATGGACTCGGCGAAATTGCACTACGAGTAAAGATGCTCGTTACGCGCGGCAGGACGGAAAGACCCCGGGACCTTTACTATAGTTTGGTATTGGTGTTTGGTTCGGCTTGTGTAGGATAGGTGGGAGACTGTGAAGCATTCACGCCAGTGTTTGTGGAGTCGACGTTGAAATACCACTCTGGTCGTACTAGATGTCTAACCTAGGTCCGTAATCCGGATCAGGGACAGTGCCTGATGGGTAGTTTAACTGGGGCGGTTGCCTCCTAAAATGTAACGGAGGCGCTCAAAGGTTCCCTCAGCCTGGTTGGTAATCAGGTGGCGAGTGTAAGTGCACAAGGGAGCTTGACTGTGAGACAGACATGTCGAGCAGGGACGAAAGTCGGAACTAGTGATCCGGCGCCAGCATGTGGAAGCGGCGTCGCTCAACGGATAAAAGGTACCCCGGGGATAACAGGCTGATCTTCCCCAAGAGTCCATATCGACGGGATGGTTTGGCACCTCGATGTCGGCTCGTCGCATCCTGGGGCTGGAGTAGGTCCCAAGGGTTGGGCTGTTCGCCCATTAAAGCGGCACGCGAGCTGGGTTTAGAACGTCGTGAGACAGTTCGGTCCCTATCCGCCGCGCGCGTTGGAAACTTGAGAAAGGCTGCCCCTAGTACGAGAGGACCGGGGTGGACGAACCTCTGGTGTGCCAGTTGTTCCGCCAGGAGCACGGCTGGTTGGCTACGTTCGGAAGTGATAACCGCTGAATGCATCTAAGCGGGAAGCATGTTTCAAGATGAGGTTTCCCACCACCTTGAGTGGTTAAGGCCCCCAGCAGAACACTGGGTTGATAGGCCGGAGGTGTACAGCAGTAATGCCTAGCCGACCGGTACTAATAGGCCGAGGGCTTGTCCCAACACCGTACAAATCAACTCGACCAACAAGAGTTATTGCCACGCGTCCACTGTTCAGTTCCCAGACAACAAGTCTGAGGCACTAGAGATTCAACCCCAATAAAATAGAGGTTGACCCGTAGATCTACCCGCCACGACCCTTGTGCGTCGTGGGACAGGGGCTAGAGTTACGGCGGTCATAGCGAAAGGGAAACACCCGGTCCCATCCCGAACCCGGAAGTTAAGCCTTTCAGCGCCGATGGTACTGCGATCGAGAGGTCGTGGGAGAGTAGGACGCCGCCGGACAAATTTTCACGCAAGGGCCACCCTGACTAGGGTGGCCCTTGCGCCATTTCGCGTTCACGCGAAACTAGAAGTACACGCCCACGAGGCGTATCCCCACGCAACACACACGAAGAGGTGGATCCAGCCATGGCTGACGAGCGACGAGGTCAGCGCCCCGAGCGCGGCAACAACGGAGAGCGGAACGGCTCCGGACGTTCCAACGAGCGCAAGGGAGGGTTCGAGGACCGCCGCGGAGGCTCTGTTTCCGGTGGCGCTCGTTCCGGCGGCCCCTCGCGTGGTGGTCAGGGCGGTTTCCGCTCCGGCGGTCCCTCGCGTGGCGGTCAGGACGACCGTCGTTCGTCGGGTCCCCGCCGTGACGGCGACAAGCCTGCTTACCGCGCCGGCGCTCCGCGTCGTGAGGACGACCGTGGTGGCTACCGCGGCTCCCGCGAGGGTGGTCAGGGCGGCGGCCAGGGCGGTTACCGCTCCGGCGGCGCTTCGCGTGACGGCGACAAGGGCGGTTTCCGCTCGGGTGGCCCGTCGCGTGGTGGTCAGGGCGGCGGCCAGGGCGGTTACCGCTCCGGCGGCGCTTCGCGTGACGGCGACAAGGGCGGTTTCCGCTCGGGTGGCCCGTCGCGTGGTGGTCAGGGCGGCGGCCAGGGTGGTTTCCGCTCCGGCGGTCCCTCGCGTGGTGGCCAGGACGACCGTCGTTCGTCGGGTCCCCGTCGCGACGGCGACAAGGCAGGTTTCCGTTCCTCCGGTCCCCGTCGTGAGGACGACCGCGGTGGCTACCGCGGCTCCCGTGACGGCGACAAGGGCGGCTTCCGTTCCGGTGGCCCGTCGCGTGGCGGCCAGGGCGGCGACCGCGGTGGCTACCGTGGAGGCCGTGACGGCGACAAGGGCGGTTTCCGCGGCGGTCGTGACTCCGGACGCGACTTCCGTCGCGACCGCGAGGAGCAGATGATCCCGCGCACCGAGGAGCAGGCCCGCTACGACGGTCCGCCGCTCCCCGAGGAGATCACCGGCAAGGAGCTCGACCGCAACATCGCTGCTCAGCTCAAGGGCCTTCCCGACAAGCTGGCCAACCGCGTCGCGCGTCACCTGGCTGCTGCCGGCACCATGATCGACTCCGACCCGGAGACCGCCTACCAGCACACGCTGGCTGCGCGTGCCCGTGCCGCTCGTCTGGCCGTCGTCCGCGAGGCGACCGGTGAGGCCGCCTACGCTGCTGGTCACTACGCCGAGGCGCTCTCCGAGCTCCGTGCCGCCAAGCGCATGAACGGTGCTCCGGACTACCTGCCGATCATGGCGGACTGCCACCGTGCCCTGAAGCAGCCCGAGCAGGCGCTCAAGCTGTCCAAGAGCCCGTCGGTCAAGAACTTCGCCCCCGAGGCCAAGGCCGAGATGACCATCGTCGAGGCGGGCGCCCGTCGCGACATGGGTCAGATGGACGCTGCTCTGCGTACGCTCGAGCTGTCGCCGCTGATGCACAAGAGCCGTGCGTCGTGGGTCGTGCGCCTGCGCTACGCCTACGCCGACACCCTCGAGGCGGCTGGCCGCACCGAGGAGGCGCTGGCCTGGTTCCACCGCACTCACGCGATCGACTCCGACGACATCACCGACGCTGCAGCCCGAGCCGACCAGCTCGAGCGCGCGACGCGTTCCTGATCGGATCGTCCCTCTGGGGTGGCGCACCACGTTTCGTGGTGCGCCGCCTCGGATTTTGGGTAGGGTGGCACCGGCGTGTCACACCCTGACTCGCTGGAAAAATCTTGTCCCATCAGTCACAATGGACTCATTAATTTCATAGGTGTCACGGTGCACCGCTTTTGTTTCGGGTTTCGAGATCGCTGGGGAAGGCGTAGCTCGCGCTGGAGATGAAGGAGGCCACGGTGACCACACGTACTGCACCCCGCCCCAACGGGCCGTCAACCAGGGGAATTCTGTTCGTGCACTCAGCGCCGACCGCGCTGTGCCCTCACATCGAGTGGGCAGTCGGCGGCGTGATCGGTTCTGCCGTGAGTCTCGACTGGACCCCCCAGCCGGCCCAGCCGGGCACCTTTCGCGCCGAGCTCTCGTGGACCGGCGCGGCAGGTACTGCTGCCGCCGTGGCGTCCGCGCTGCGAGGCTGGAGCCACCTGCGCTTCGAGATCACTGAAGAACCCACCCCTTCCACGGAGGGTTCGCGTTATTCGTTCACCCCGGAACTCGGTGTCTTTCACGCCGTGACCGGAATGCACGGCGACATCATGATCCCGGAGGATCGCCTTCGTGCAGCCATGATCAAGGCCTCTCGCGGTGAGACGACCCTCGAACTGGAAGTCGACAAGCTCCTCGGGAAGGAGTGGGACGACGAGTTGGAGACCTTCCGTCACGCTGGCGAGGGAGCCCCGGTCCGCTGGTTGCACCAGGTGGTCTGAGCCCGACGCCTCCGCGTCGGACTGAGCAACCGGCGCCCGTACGTTAGCGAGAGCCCCACACGACTTCGGTCGGGTGGGGCTCTCGGCCATTTCACGGGGTGTGCCAGCTGCGGGGTTCACCGGTGCTGGAAAGCCAGCAGGGCGCCCGACCCGGAGGTCGAGCGCCCTGGAGGAGCGGTCAGCGGGGAGCAGTCAGTGCGTCAGAGCGGGATGTTC
Protein-coding regions in this window:
- a CDS encoding tetratricopeptide repeat protein, encoding MADERRGQRPERGNNGERNGSGRSNERKGGFEDRRGGSVSGGARSGGPSRGGQGGFRSGGPSRGGQDDRRSSGPRRDGDKPAYRAGAPRREDDRGGYRGSREGGQGGGQGGYRSGGASRDGDKGGFRSGGPSRGGQGGGQGGYRSGGASRDGDKGGFRSGGPSRGGQGGGQGGFRSGGPSRGGQDDRRSSGPRRDGDKAGFRSSGPRREDDRGGYRGSRDGDKGGFRSGGPSRGGQGGDRGGYRGGRDGDKGGFRGGRDSGRDFRRDREEQMIPRTEEQARYDGPPLPEEITGKELDRNIAAQLKGLPDKLANRVARHLAAAGTMIDSDPETAYQHTLAARARAARLAVVREATGEAAYAAGHYAEALSELRAAKRMNGAPDYLPIMADCHRALKQPEQALKLSKSPSVKNFAPEAKAEMTIVEAGARRDMGQMDAALRTLELSPLMHKSRASWVVRLRYAYADTLEAAGRTEEALAWFHRTHAIDSDDITDAAARADQLERATRS
- a CDS encoding DUF3145 domain-containing protein, yielding MKEATVTTRTAPRPNGPSTRGILFVHSAPTALCPHIEWAVGGVIGSAVSLDWTPQPAQPGTFRAELSWTGAAGTAAAVASALRGWSHLRFEITEEPTPSTEGSRYSFTPELGVFHAVTGMHGDIMIPEDRLRAAMIKASRGETTLELEVDKLLGKEWDDELETFRHAGEGAPVRWLHQVV